The DNA segment TTCGCCTTGCATCGGATCGGCAAGCGGAAAATTGCCACCGTCGAAGTCCAACGAAAATCGACCTTCCACACGAGTGGCATCGGCCACAACTGGTGCCACGTACTGCAGCCAAGACTGGCACATCTGCGGCGTGATTGCCACGTTATCAATCGCCCGACCTTGGGCCACTTGCCACTGCATTGGCGTGGCGTTGAGCAACAACTGACTTTGCAGCGAAAGCTTGCCACCGCTGATCTCGGGGCTGTTCGCGGCTAACTGCAACGCACCTTGGCGCAGCTGAGCGTTCAACGTGGAAGCCCCTGCCGGAATGCCATAGAGATTGGCCTGCTTCCACGAAAGATCACCGACACCTTGCCAGGTTGGTGCAATGGTCAGTGAGGTCCCACTGGCCGGGTTACTATTCCAGATTGGGCCTGCCACTTGGAACTTGGAGATCTGCTGTCCGTCGATCGAAACCTTCGGTCCCATGATGGCATTGACCAGGGGAGCCAGCTTCGCCCAGTCGTATTCGGCTTGAACTTGCATCGAGAGATTTCCGACCGAAGATAATTGACCGACGCCCCCTTCGATGGCCAGTTTGAGCGCGGACGACTGCATCGTGCACGAGTGAAGTGCCAGCGAGTCTTCTTGCCGATTCAAACTGATTGCCTGGGCGAAGGTCAGGTTCGGTTCTCGCCAGGTCATCTGCGGACGACTTGCTGCCGCTGGCTGCGTCACAGGTCCGATGTTGGGTGCGACCTGACCTGGAACGACCAGTTCCCAGTTGGCGATCTGACCGTTGTTCTGCAACACAAAACCTTGCTCTTCATTGGAAAGAGTCATCGAGCCAGAGAGTTCGCCGCCAACGCGATTTTGCCCCAGCCATTGGGCAGGCAAGATCCAATGAATCCCACGACTGAGGTCGACGCGGTAAGCAAGCTTTCCTGATGCCGTGCCACCACTTCCCAGCGGAACAGCCACATCGGTACCGCGAGCCGAAATCGTCGTTCCGACCACGGTAAATTGTGGCGAAGCGAAATGCCCCTTGGCCCAGTCGATCGAACCGGCACCTTCGATTTTGAGTTGGTTCTCGTAGACCTGAGTCATCGGGCCGACGATCGCGAAGTTGTTGATGTCGACGTTCACACCTTCCAGGTTCCACAACTGATCGCTGATCGTCAGCTTGGCAAGGATCAAACCATTGCCACCCAACTGGAAGTCGCCGAAGCCAATCGAATTACGAATCTGGGCCCAGATCGAATCGACCGGGCCTTGTAGTTGCAGTTTGATCGGCCACACAGTTGGCTGCCCGATCACGACGGGAGTCGCCGTTTGTGCGGACAGCGTGGTGGTGGATGTCTTCAGCGAGGCAATTGCGGACTCGACCTGGCGAAGCTGACCTTGCTCGAAGACGACGGTTGCCTGGCACTGCGTTTGGAGGTTCGGTTCCGACAATAAGACCTGCGAGTTTCGGCCCCATTTCAAATCGGCACCGTTGGCGAGCGTCGACAACGCGATCCGGCCGCCACCCAGGTTTTGAACTTGCAGCGATCCCTGTAGCGTGCCAGCGAATTGATTGCCACTCAAGTCAACCAACTGCGACAGATCCGCCGCCAGGCGATTACCATCGACGGTGAACTGAACATCGGTCTGTGGACCATTCGTTTTGCCTTCGGCGGTCAAGAAGGACGAGCGGCACGCGATCGAGTCAAGTTGAATCTCGTTGCCCGGTGCCGAAAGCATCAAGGCGATTTCCAACGGCTGATTCCAGTCGATGCGTCGACCATTAACCGAAGCAACAATATTCGACACGTTCGCAGCACCTCGAACTTCCGGAGTGGCCGTGCCCTGAATGTTCTCGAGCCCGACCGTAATGCGGCCCTCTTGAATTTGAACGCCCTCGCGGATCTGTAGCAGGTCAGGAAACGCCATCGCCAGGCGGGCGACATCTAAAGTTCCGCGCACTTGCCATGGCTGGTCACCCAGGAGTTGTGCCGGCGAAGCGTTCGGGCTGGCACCGAGTTGGACCGGAATATTTCCATTAGCGAGAAGTTGTCCCCAGTCGGTGGTCAGCGTGAACTGGTTTGCTTGCAAGTGCGAACCCACCCAGGCGATTTGCCCAGTCAATCGCAACGTTCCATTCGCCCAGCCATTGCCGCGCGTCGAACGAATCGAGCGAATGTTCACGCCGCTCGCTTCCAGGTTGCACTGCAGCATCGGGGCAGCTGCCCCCGAGACAAGATCGACCTGGCCGTTGAGTTCCCCGCGTGCCACAACCGGATAAGCCATCCGCGCCCCAAGCAGTTCGACGACACCGATCGGCAACCCTTTGGTCACAACCGAAAGATTCGAGTCGCCAGTTGTTCCGGGCAAAGTGCCTCGCCCTTGGACGACGCCCATCTGCTGTTGATCACGAACATTGGCCGAGAATGAACAAGGTGCCGGAATGTTGGGATCGCGGCAGTCGACATCAGCCGAGAAGTCTTCGACCGTCCAGGTCCGCGAAGAATTTGAGTCGGCTAGTTGGACTGTCCCTTCTCGTACGACCAGGCGATACGTCCTGGGAGTCGACGTTCCATGGTTGTGATCGGTCTCGTCCGGCGTCTCGGGGACGATCAGATTTTCGAGATTGCTGGTTCCTTCCCCGACCACAACGTGGAGGGTTGGCTGATTGATTTCAATCGTTCCGAGATCACTCGGGTTAGAAATCAGCCCGAGCAGCGATTTGCTCACGCGAACCGAAGGGATCTCGGCGACCGGTTCCCCTTCCAGATCGGTAACGGTCACATTGCGAAGCACAATCGGCGAGAACCAACCTAGGGAGGCTGAACCGACATTCACATTGGCATTCACACCAGACGCCGCCTGCGAAACGCCCCACGAAAGTAAGGGCGTTTGTGCCGCGATCGATGGCAACAGGACCACCAGCAAAATCAAGCCAACCACGACGATCAGGGGGCGCCATTTCGACAGTCCCTGGGCAGAGCCGTTGGATTCGTTTTGATCTTTCTTCATCGCCGTAACCTTTACTTTTCCGCGTTGCGCGCAAACCTTCGTGGGGTTTGTATCGCATTGCGGAATTTCGGGCCAGAGCGACTTCGATGCTAGCGACCTGACTTAGGCCTCGGTGCGTTCCCTTCAGGCCGCACCTCGTTTGCCTTCTTTGTTTTCCATCTCGTTAGCGACTTCTTTCTGCTCTGGAATTCCCAAAGCGGCAGATGACCCAGGCGCGGTGCGAATATGCAGATCGCGTTGTGGGAAAGCGATCTCGATCTTGGCGTCGCGGTACGCTCGATCGATCTGCGTGTGCAAGTCGGTAATGACCTGCATGCGGTTCTCGAGGTTCGGCAGATAGGCTCGCAGCGTCAAGTTCAGCGTGCTGTCGCCAAAGCCTTCGAAGGTCGCCATCGGGGCCGGATCCTTCAGCAGGAACTGGTTTCGGTCGGCGATTTCGATCAGTAGCTTGCGGGCCTTATCGGTATCGGTACCGTAAGCAACACCCACATTGATCACCACGCGATTAACCGTATCGGACAAGGTCCAGTTCAACAGCCGGCCGGTGATGAACTCTTTATTCGGGACGACGTATTCTTTGCGATCCCAGTTGGTGATCGAAGTAGCACGAATACGAATTCGCGAGACAACGCCGGTCACATCGTGAATGGTCACGATGTCGCCGACACGGATCGGACGCTCGAACAAAATGATGATGCCCGCCACAAAGTTGGCGAACATTTCCTGCAGACCAAACGCCAAACCGAACGTTAACGCGGTCGCCAGCCATTGAATTTGCGACCACTGTAATCCGAGCGTTGAAAACGCCCACACGATCCCAATCATCACAATCGCATAGCTTGTAAGCGACGTGATCGCGTAACGCACCGAGGGCTCAAGCGGTAGTCGCTGCAGGATGGTCATCTCCATCAAGCCCGGAATATCGCGAGCGAAGACCAGGGTCAGCCCCAGGATCAACGCCGAGAACGCCATCGTCAGAATGGTGATCTTTTTCGTCGTGGTCACTGCGGCCAATGGATCGGCGGCTGCCTTGGTTTCGCCATCCGTCGCCACAGCGGGCATCCCCGGAGTCGTAGGCATATCGGCATCAGCGACCTGCTCGGACGACTCGATGTCGTAGCCATAGCGGTCCAACATGCTCAAAGCCGGCAGCACTTGTCCCCAGATCACCCAGAAACCAACCAAGGCGATGGTGAACATGCCGGTCGCCAGCAAACGTTGCGTCTGGGCACTATGAGCCGAAAGATCTTCTTTGGCTTGTTCGGCCAGGATCGAATTCGATAGCGAAGCTGCGGCGGAGTCGCCTGACTGAGCCGCCGCGGCTGCCGCACGTTCACGGGCCTGGGCGATGCTCATCTTCCGGCGAGCCAACATGACCCAGCGCATCAAGGTGGCCCGGATCAGCATCATCGCCATCACGCAGCACAGCGTGGCAAACAATCGCCACTGCAGCACTTGAGCCGTGTAGTAATAACCCCAGAAGGCCAATACGGCCAGTCCCAGCGGAGCCGACACGGCACCCCAGTACCAAACGTACTTCAAGCGATCGAACCAGCCACCCTGGTTGTAAGCAATGTATTCCTGAAACACGCCGGTGGGGTGCAGAATGCGTCCCAGGAAAGCGGCCAGCACAATCGCTTGGATGATAAAGCAAACGCGTTCAATCGCATCGTGGCCATGCGTTGGATCGCTGGCGTAGAACGTTGATGTGACGAAGGTCAGCGGCAAGATCACCGGGATCAACCAGGCCAGGCTCTTGCCCAACAGGCGAAGCGACGATTCTGGCCATTTGAAGTGCGATTCCCCCAGACCCTTGCCACGGCAAACGTTTCGCAGCAGTTCCAATGGGAACCACATGACCGCCGTCCAGAACAAACCATTGCCGACCGCAATCGCGAACGTTTGATCAGGTGCCGCGACCATCAATCGCCAGGCAATGAAGGCGACGAATGCCGGATTGATGGCCGACATCAGAATGGAATAGAAGATCGCATGAATCGTTGGCCAGAAACCGAAGAAGCCTGCCTTCTGGGCCGTTTCGCCTAGCTGACGCAAATCGCTGCGGAGTTTGCCTCGCTTGAAGATCGACGTCAGAAAGATACCGACAACCAGCACATAGATAATCGGCGTGCGGTTCATGTCGGTCCACAGCACTTTGCCGACAGCTGTCCAGCTTTCCGGTGTCAGGAACTCTTTGTCCGAAGCGTCCATCTGAAGTTCGGTGGCCAGGATATTGCCACTGCGAATCCATAGGACGCGTTTGTCGATATAGTTCTGGTACTCGGCAATCACCTTCGCAGTCTGCTGTTCGGTAGCATTCAATGCGATCATCTTGTCGAGGTATTTGGTGTTGTTCTTGAGCAAGCCATCCAGGTTGTCGCGTTGACGTTCAAACAGATCGCGGGCCGCCGCTTCCAGTTCGGCACGTTCGGCCGGATCTTCGATCTTCGACTCGGCGAGCACCTGCTGCACGAACACTTCTGGATTCGCGAGCGCGTCG comes from the Bremerella sp. JC817 genome and includes:
- a CDS encoding mechanosensitive ion channel domain-containing protein; amino-acid sequence: MLQTKRLGMGAILACLAVLSLTTAMLAQQPGTSGYGPIPLTIEGNDIPATAYEGQPQQMPPQQQQYAPARPAYGQQPMAGQYASQQAYGQQQPVSRFAQQPQAAPPMQPAPQGQAPFQPNFGPASTPQPSAFAAPQPNQQPAAAPGAAAVPGAPSRPDQELTLERVESLRKEAEEAPNLDEEKKKKIADLYRDAAAKVKEAQDYTAKAASYAGDSQPEALQKRMETIKTNLAELQKLKPETFNDLPLADLEQRQAKQELDNTAIQKERFAAENEAKRRAERRKELRQWMVELPNKFAALRQAGEAVSPDENPLLAQAIKTNLAAQSGLLYRQYVAAEAELAKYDAEDSVDLVRFERDLAAQRLAFAEQTMKAMAEEVKRKRAQAAQEAVRQAREQLIMVQPALRSYAESNQLLAETSQEITRKLDETEKYAKKAEETLRNLQKQFRETKEKVDQLGLTSSIGVLLRKQRTELIEMSPWRAGSPDRQAMIDEAQFKHFEYDDQRDALANPEVFVQQVLAESKIEDPAERAELEAAARDLFERQRDNLDGLLKNNTKYLDKMIALNATEQQTAKVIAEYQNYIDKRVLWIRSGNILATELQMDASDKEFLTPESWTAVGKVLWTDMNRTPIIYVLVVGIFLTSIFKRGKLRSDLRQLGETAQKAGFFGFWPTIHAIFYSILMSAINPAFVAFIAWRLMVAAPDQTFAIAVGNGLFWTAVMWFPLELLRNVCRGKGLGESHFKWPESSLRLLGKSLAWLIPVILPLTFVTSTFYASDPTHGHDAIERVCFIIQAIVLAAFLGRILHPTGVFQEYIAYNQGGWFDRLKYVWYWGAVSAPLGLAVLAFWGYYYTAQVLQWRLFATLCCVMAMMLIRATLMRWVMLARRKMSIAQARERAAAAAAQSGDSAAASLSNSILAEQAKEDLSAHSAQTQRLLATGMFTIALVGFWVIWGQVLPALSMLDRYGYDIESSEQVADADMPTTPGMPAVATDGETKAAADPLAAVTTTKKITILTMAFSALILGLTLVFARDIPGLMEMTILQRLPLEPSVRYAITSLTSYAIVMIGIVWAFSTLGLQWSQIQWLATALTFGLAFGLQEMFANFVAGIIILFERPIRVGDIVTIHDVTGVVSRIRIRATSITNWDRKEYVVPNKEFITGRLLNWTLSDTVNRVVINVGVAYGTDTDKARKLLIEIADRNQFLLKDPAPMATFEGFGDSTLNLTLRAYLPNLENRMQVITDLHTQIDRAYRDAKIEIAFPQRDLHIRTAPGSSAALGIPEQKEVANEMENKEGKRGAA